The following are from one region of the Sandaracinus amylolyticus genome:
- a CDS encoding amylo-alpha-1,6-glucosidase — MSPPIRILGIDSTRNHDEQPRACTVDPEAPSRPLVAHEWLVTNGLGGYAAGTVSGVITRRFHGVLIAALPAPRGRTMMLNHLGERVILGARAMRICGQEDPHRRDEPLARCTDFRIEMGLPVWRYEIADCVIERRVVMPHRQNTTYVVYTLCAGGSEPEIELEPWLHFRHHEGSVEGRVEGEYALRLIGDRFEVSHEDELDLPPLRMQVRGCESAFRIEGKRIHDVRYHIEASRGYDAVGALYTPGYFRARLKRGEPIALVASVEDWNVVHAVPHDQVVARERERRAKLAALAHPKAREGLAAELVQAADQFLITPAGRTEDAARAYASGDEIRTVIAGYHWFTDWGRDTMISLEGLTLTTGRHNEAGYILRTFAHYVRDGLIPNMFPEGKNLGLYHTADATLWFFHALGRYVEVTNDRATLRLLMPTLMDIVAQHMRGTRFGIGVDADDGLLRQGAEGYQLTWMDAKVGDYVVTPRRGKAVELNALWYNTLRSMQRWALDELRDEGTARHFAEHADRAHASFNARFWYSEGGYLYDVVDGESGDDAAFRPNQVLAFSLAHPVLEKSKWETVLHKVQTRLLTPFGLRSLAPGHTDYKPRYFGDLRARDLAYHQGTVWAWLIGPFVDAFLRVHPERVVEARSLLSGFGSAMNDACVGNISEIFDAEEPYVPRGCCAQAWSVAEVLRTLVKTAP, encoded by the coding sequence ATGAGCCCGCCGATTCGCATCCTCGGAATCGACTCGACGAGGAACCACGACGAGCAGCCGCGCGCGTGCACCGTCGATCCCGAGGCGCCCTCGCGCCCGCTGGTCGCGCACGAGTGGCTCGTCACCAACGGGCTCGGCGGATACGCGGCGGGCACGGTGAGCGGCGTGATCACGCGGCGGTTCCACGGCGTGCTCATCGCGGCGCTGCCCGCTCCGCGCGGCCGCACGATGATGCTCAATCACCTCGGCGAGCGCGTGATCCTCGGTGCTCGCGCGATGCGCATCTGCGGCCAGGAAGACCCGCACCGGCGCGACGAGCCGCTCGCGCGCTGCACCGACTTCCGCATCGAGATGGGCCTGCCGGTGTGGCGCTACGAGATCGCCGACTGCGTGATCGAGCGTCGGGTCGTGATGCCGCACCGGCAGAACACGACGTACGTCGTCTACACGCTGTGCGCCGGTGGATCGGAGCCCGAGATCGAGCTCGAGCCGTGGCTGCACTTCCGCCATCACGAGGGCTCGGTCGAAGGGCGCGTCGAGGGCGAGTACGCGCTCCGGCTGATCGGTGATCGATTCGAGGTCTCGCACGAGGACGAGCTCGATCTACCGCCCTTGCGGATGCAGGTGCGAGGGTGCGAGTCGGCCTTCCGCATCGAGGGCAAGCGCATCCACGACGTCCGCTATCACATCGAGGCGAGCCGCGGATACGACGCCGTCGGCGCGCTCTATACGCCCGGGTACTTCCGCGCGCGACTGAAGCGCGGAGAGCCGATCGCGCTGGTCGCGTCGGTCGAGGACTGGAACGTCGTCCACGCGGTGCCGCACGATCAAGTGGTCGCGCGCGAGCGCGAGCGGCGGGCGAAGCTCGCGGCGCTCGCACATCCGAAGGCGCGCGAGGGGCTCGCGGCGGAGCTGGTGCAGGCCGCGGATCAATTCCTGATCACGCCCGCGGGACGCACCGAGGACGCGGCGCGCGCCTATGCGTCGGGCGACGAGATCCGCACGGTGATCGCGGGATACCACTGGTTCACCGACTGGGGCCGCGACACGATGATCTCGCTCGAGGGACTGACGCTCACGACGGGGCGGCACAACGAGGCGGGCTACATCCTCCGCACGTTCGCGCACTACGTCCGCGACGGTCTGATTCCCAACATGTTCCCCGAGGGAAAGAACCTCGGCCTCTATCACACCGCGGACGCGACGTTGTGGTTCTTCCACGCGCTCGGGCGCTACGTGGAGGTAACCAACGACCGCGCGACGCTGCGCCTGCTCATGCCGACGCTGATGGACATCGTCGCGCAGCACATGCGCGGGACTCGCTTCGGCATCGGCGTCGACGCGGACGACGGGCTGCTGCGCCAGGGCGCGGAGGGATATCAGCTCACGTGGATGGACGCGAAGGTGGGCGACTACGTCGTCACACCGCGCCGTGGCAAGGCCGTCGAGCTCAACGCGCTCTGGTACAACACGCTGCGCTCGATGCAGCGCTGGGCGCTCGACGAGCTGCGCGACGAGGGCACGGCGCGTCACTTCGCGGAGCACGCCGATCGCGCGCACGCGTCGTTCAACGCGCGATTCTGGTACTCGGAGGGTGGATATCTCTACGACGTCGTCGACGGCGAGAGCGGAGACGACGCCGCGTTCCGACCGAATCAGGTGCTCGCATTCTCGCTCGCCCATCCGGTGCTCGAGAAGTCGAAGTGGGAGACGGTGCTGCACAAGGTGCAGACTCGACTGCTCACGCCGTTCGGGCTGCGCTCGCTCGCGCCCGGACACACCGACTACAAGCCTCGTTATTTCGGCGACCTGCGCGCGCGCGATCTCGCGTACCACCAGGGCACCGTGTGGGCGTGGCTGATCGGGCCTTTCGTCGACGCGTTCCTGCGGGTGCACCCGGAGCGCGTCGTGGAGGCGAGATCGCTGCTCTCGGGGTTCGGCAGCGCGATGAACGACGCATGCGTCGGGAACATCAGCGAGATCTTCGACGCCGAGGAGCCCTACGTGCCGCGCGGCTGCTGCGCGCAGGCGTGGAGCGTGGCGGAGGTGCTGCGCACGCTGGTGAAGACCGCGCCGTGA
- the treZ gene encoding malto-oligosyltrehalose trehalohydrolase, translated as MSTRRRAPIGAEVQREGVELRVWSPVARRVEAVLDPGTRHERRVLLDRDGTQHWRALLRDAGPGTRYGLLLDDDPKLYPDPGSRSQPDGPHGASAVIDPRAFAWSDHAWRGRALREAVFYEMHVGTFTREGTWRAAADHLRELADLGITVVEMMPVSAFPGRFGWGYDGVSLFAPYAGYGTPDDLRAFVDRAHELGLAVILDVVYNHLGPDGNYLPRFAPSFFSDRYETDWGVSPRFDGPGSEPVRDLVIANARFWIDEYHFDGLRIDATQDVYDFDDHEHIVSELARAVREAAPDRTTLVIGENEPQRVALVRPRHEGGMELDALWNDDFHHSAAVALTGRDEAYFRDYTGSAQEIASALKHGFLYQGQRYAWQSQRRGTRTLGIDPKRFVAYLQNHDQIANSLDGRRLHQLTSPARYRALSSLVLLGPSTPLLFQGEEFLASSPFLYFADHEPGLAESVRKGRTEFLAQFPSLGSPDARSRLADPAALDTFERSKLDHQRRDTAHLAMVRTLLAMRRDDPTIAGETRVGLDAAALSEPAEHALVLRYLGSTPDQDRLLVVNLGPSRFLPSCSEPLCAPPFGARWRDAFSSEDPRWGGRGTVPTEQDDGWHLTAESTVLLVPEPDPTPRFGPPKKTRTTPTTTSTEDRR; from the coding sequence ATGAGCACGCGGAGACGAGCACCGATCGGCGCGGAGGTGCAGCGCGAGGGCGTCGAGCTGCGCGTCTGGTCGCCCGTGGCGCGACGCGTCGAGGCGGTGCTCGATCCCGGCACGCGTCACGAGCGGCGCGTGCTCCTCGACCGCGACGGCACGCAACACTGGCGGGCGCTGCTGCGTGATGCGGGGCCCGGCACGCGCTACGGGCTCCTGCTCGACGACGATCCGAAGCTCTATCCCGATCCCGGATCGCGCTCGCAGCCCGACGGGCCGCACGGGGCCTCGGCGGTGATCGATCCGCGCGCGTTCGCGTGGAGCGATCACGCGTGGCGCGGTCGCGCGCTGCGGGAGGCGGTGTTCTACGAGATGCACGTCGGCACGTTCACGCGCGAGGGCACGTGGCGCGCGGCGGCGGACCACCTGCGCGAGCTCGCCGACCTCGGGATCACGGTGGTCGAGATGATGCCGGTGAGCGCGTTCCCCGGGCGCTTCGGCTGGGGCTACGACGGGGTCTCGCTCTTCGCGCCGTACGCCGGCTACGGCACGCCCGACGATCTGCGTGCGTTCGTCGATCGCGCGCACGAGCTCGGTCTCGCGGTGATCCTCGACGTCGTCTACAACCACCTCGGGCCCGACGGGAACTACCTCCCTCGATTCGCGCCTTCGTTCTTCAGCGATCGATACGAGACCGACTGGGGCGTGTCCCCGCGCTTCGACGGTCCGGGCAGCGAGCCGGTGCGCGATCTGGTGATCGCGAACGCGCGATTCTGGATCGACGAGTACCACTTCGACGGTCTGCGCATCGACGCGACCCAGGACGTCTACGACTTCGACGATCACGAGCACATCGTGTCGGAGCTCGCGCGGGCGGTGCGCGAGGCGGCGCCCGATCGCACGACGCTGGTGATCGGCGAGAACGAGCCGCAGCGGGTCGCTCTCGTCCGCCCGCGCCACGAAGGCGGAATGGAGCTCGACGCGCTGTGGAACGACGACTTCCACCATTCCGCGGCAGTCGCGCTCACCGGCCGCGACGAGGCCTATTTCCGCGACTACACCGGATCTGCGCAGGAGATCGCATCGGCGCTGAAGCACGGATTCCTCTACCAGGGCCAGCGTTATGCGTGGCAGTCGCAGCGACGTGGGACTCGCACGCTCGGGATCGATCCGAAGCGGTTCGTCGCGTATCTGCAGAACCACGATCAGATCGCGAACTCGCTCGACGGCCGTCGCCTGCACCAGCTGACTTCGCCCGCGAGATATCGCGCGTTGTCGTCGCTCGTGTTGCTCGGACCGAGCACTCCGCTCCTGTTCCAGGGCGAGGAATTCCTCGCGTCGTCGCCGTTCCTCTATTTCGCCGATCACGAGCCCGGGCTCGCGGAGAGCGTGCGGAAGGGGCGCACCGAGTTCCTCGCACAGTTCCCGTCGCTCGGATCACCGGACGCGCGAAGCCGGCTCGCCGATCCCGCCGCGCTCGACACGTTCGAGCGCTCGAAGCTCGATCATCAGCGGCGCGACACCGCTCACCTCGCGATGGTCCGGACGCTGCTCGCGATGCGGCGAGACGATCCGACGATCGCCGGCGAGACACGGGTGGGCCTCGACGCTGCGGCGCTGAGCGAGCCCGCCGAGCACGCGCTCGTGCTGCGCTATCTCGGGAGCACGCCGGACCAGGATCGATTGCTCGTCGTGAACCTCGGGCCGAGCCGATTCCTGCCCTCGTGCTCCGAGCCGCTCTGTGCGCCGCCGTTCGGAGCGCGCTGGCGTGACGCGTTCAGCAGCGAGGACCCGCGCTGGGGCGGGCGCGGCACCGTTCCCACCGAGCAGGACGACGGCTGGCACCTCACCGCCGAGTCCACCGTGCTGCTGGTGCCCGAGCCCGATCCGACGCCGCGCTTCGGCCCGCCGAAGAAGACGCGGACGACCCCGACCACGACGAGCACGGAGGATCGACGATGA